A single Equus quagga isolate Etosha38 chromosome 8, UCLA_HA_Equagga_1.0, whole genome shotgun sequence DNA region contains:
- the LOC124243919 gene encoding retinoic acid early transcript 1E-like isoform X1 — MSLPSHTARLLWKILLLIEAWNILGHDAHFLCLNLTVKSQARPGQPWCEVQGSVDRKPFLQYDSDSNTFRPLGLLGEKVNATNAWTDLTQTLGEVGQELRMVLPVIRLEKNRTRGIPTLQVKLSCQREAEQCTAASWQFSINGQTAIFDTMSMNWTVIDPGARGTQEEWENSQDLAEHFRKLSAGDCSHWLREFLEHWDKVLEPTEPPLKAPDTYPSSCMWIIAGIILSIFIGSVVIGTIIMKPTMRRSTREADPSSEASSLGHEEVTLDQPLVAQHDSC, encoded by the exons ATGTCGCTGCCATCTCACACTGCACGTCTTCTTTGGAAGATTCTGCTGCTGATAGAAGCCTGGAACATTCTGGGCCATG ATGCTCACTTTCTTTGCCTCAACCTCACTGTCAAATCTCAGGCCAGACCTGGACAGCCCTGGTGTGAAGTCCAGGGCTCAGTGGATAGAAAGCCTTTCCTTCAGTATGACAGTGACAGCAACACGTTCAGACCTTTGGGTCTCCTGGGGGAGAAGGTAAACGCCACCAATGCCTGGACAGACTTGACCCAAACGCTGGGAGAAGTGGGGCAAGAGCTCAGGATGGTCCTGCCTGTCATCAGACTGGAGAAGAACAGGACCAGGG GTATCCCCACCCTGCAGGTCAAACTATCTTGTCAGCGTGAAGCAGAACAATGCACTGCTGCGTCCTGGCAGTTCAGCATCAATGGACAGACAGCCATCTTTGACACGATGAGCATGAACTGGACAGTCATTGATCCCGGAGCCAGAGGGACCCAGGAGGAGTGGGAGAACAGCCAGGACCTGGCAGAGCATTTCAGGAAGCTCTCAGCAGGAGACTGCAGTCACTGGCTGAGGGAATTCTTAGAACACTGGGACAAAGTGCTGGAGCCCACAG aacCACCATTAAAGGCCCCAGATACCTACCCGTCTTCATGTATGTGGATAATTGCTGGGATCATCCTTTCCATCTTCATCGGCTCAGTCGTAATTGGCACGATCATCATGAAACCTACGATGAGAAGAAGTACCAGGGAAG CCGATCCATCATCTGAAGCTTCTTCTCTGGGCCATGAGGAGGTGACATTAGACCAACCTTTGGTGGCACAACATGACTCTTGTTGA
- the LOC124243919 gene encoding retinoic acid early transcript 1E-like isoform X2, translating into MARPGQPWCEVQGSVDRKPFLQYDSDSNTFRPLGLLGEKVNATNAWTDLTQTLGEVGQELRMVLPVIRLEKNRTRGIPTLQVKLSCQREAEQCTAASWQFSINGQTAIFDTMSMNWTVIDPGARGTQEEWENSQDLAEHFRKLSAGDCSHWLREFLEHWDKVLEPTEPPLKAPDTYPSSCMWIIAGIILSIFIGSVVIGTIIMKPTMRRSTREADPSSEASSLGHEEVTLDQPLVAQHDSC; encoded by the exons ATG GCCAGACCTGGACAGCCCTGGTGTGAAGTCCAGGGCTCAGTGGATAGAAAGCCTTTCCTTCAGTATGACAGTGACAGCAACACGTTCAGACCTTTGGGTCTCCTGGGGGAGAAGGTAAACGCCACCAATGCCTGGACAGACTTGACCCAAACGCTGGGAGAAGTGGGGCAAGAGCTCAGGATGGTCCTGCCTGTCATCAGACTGGAGAAGAACAGGACCAGGG GTATCCCCACCCTGCAGGTCAAACTATCTTGTCAGCGTGAAGCAGAACAATGCACTGCTGCGTCCTGGCAGTTCAGCATCAATGGACAGACAGCCATCTTTGACACGATGAGCATGAACTGGACAGTCATTGATCCCGGAGCCAGAGGGACCCAGGAGGAGTGGGAGAACAGCCAGGACCTGGCAGAGCATTTCAGGAAGCTCTCAGCAGGAGACTGCAGTCACTGGCTGAGGGAATTCTTAGAACACTGGGACAAAGTGCTGGAGCCCACAG aacCACCATTAAAGGCCCCAGATACCTACCCGTCTTCATGTATGTGGATAATTGCTGGGATCATCCTTTCCATCTTCATCGGCTCAGTCGTAATTGGCACGATCATCATGAAACCTACGATGAGAAGAAGTACCAGGGAAG CCGATCCATCATCTGAAGCTTCTTCTCTGGGCCATGAGGAGGTGACATTAGACCAACCTTTGGTGGCACAACATGACTCTTGTTGA